TCGCCGGGCTCCAGAATGTAGACCTCGCTGCCGATGGTCAGCTCCAGACGGCCCTCCACCAGCATTCCCGCCTCTTCGCCCTCGTGGGCGTACATCTCGTCGCCGGTGTCGGAGCCCGGCGGGTAGGTTTCGTCGAGGAAGGCCAGGGCGCGGCTGGGATGGGCCTTTCCCACCAGCTTCATGGTGATGGCGCCGCTGCAGATATCGGTCAGTTCCGAGGCCCGGTAAACCACCTGGACCTGATTTTCCTGTTCGAGGTCGAGGGAAAAGAACTCCACCAGCGACATGGGTATCCCACCCAGCACCTTCTTCAAGGAGCTGATGGAGGGGCTGACGCTGTTCTTCTCGATCATGGAAATCG
This genomic window from Pseudomonas furukawaii contains:
- a CDS encoding cupin domain-containing protein, whose product is MDVGVRLQAIRKLKGLSQRELAKRAGVTNSTISMIEKNSVSPSISSLKKVLGGIPMSLVEFFSLDLEQENQVQVVYRASELTDICSGAITMKLVGKAHPSRALAFLDETYPPGSDTGDEMYAHEGEEAGMLVEGRLELTIGSEVYILEPGDSYYFESSKPHRFRNPFDAPARLISATTPANF